The genomic stretch CAGCGGATCGTTTACCCGGGTGACGTCATGACCGGCAATCTGACCGGCGTAAGGCTTGCCTGCCGCGCGTTTGTCCGGGCTGGACACCACGTTATTACCTGCGGAGAGGAGCAGGGCATAGCCTGTGCCGTTCCACGGTTTGATCGCGCCGATCGTCGATTGCAGCGTGGCGAGGGAGAAGTCAGAGGTAACCGAGCCCAGAAACTGACCGTCACGCATGATGGGGGCGGCAATCGAGGTGAGCATCACGTCCACCCCGTTGTAGGGATAGATATAGGGTTCGATGATCACATCTTTATGCCTTTGTTTCGGCAGAAGATAATAATCGCCGCTGCCGGGCGTTTCGATGTCCGTCAGCAGGTGTAATGCCGGTTTGCCGGCGGCGTCGCGGTCGACGTAGCGGGCGTAGCGCCCGGCAGGATCCTCACCGCTTTGACCGGCCCAGACGGCATCTTTATCGTCAAACGCGTTAGGCTCAAAGGCCATCGACATGGAGAGAAACGATGGATGAGCCGAGAGGTAGTGGATGAGCAGCTGGTTCAGGCTCTGACGATCGGTCACGCCCGCCTCGCGCAGCGCCAGGGCGCTGTTGCCCATATCCCTCGCGGCAGTCAGGGCAGAATCCAGCTGTTTGCTGACCTGCAACGCTTGCACCTCGGCAATCTGGCGGATATGTTTTTTGGCCAGCACCTCCTGCTGCGCCATCCACTGCCACATCATAAACCCGATCGTTGCCGTAAAGCCCACCGTTACGGTGAGGAAAATGGACAACAGCATCAACGTCTTGACGCTTATTTTTTGTCTTCGGACCATGGCGTCTTTCATTCTCATTTCCCCTAAAGTCGTGCATGTCGGGCAGGCACAAAGTACTTATCGGATATTTCATCCTCTTTCTGTAGAGCTCCGGGTATATTTAATTTAAATACCTGAATATAAAATCCTGTTAATTAGTGTGGATGCTTTTATTTTGTGCATTCAATCAAAATAGCGCTCGATAAAACTCGTTATCGTGGTGTAGAAAGAGGATGCTAATAAATATAAAGTTGTAGAGGAGGATGGGATATGTACGGATTTATTGCGCGACAACCCATTTTTAACCCTGAGATGAAGACGGTGGCCTACGAGCTGCTCTTCAGAGATGGGATGACAAACCGTTTTCCGGATGTGTCGGCGGAATATGCCACCTCCAGGATGATATCAGATCAGTTTTTATGCGTGCCGTCCCAGCGCATCGCCGGAGCACATACGTCGTTTATTAATTTCCCATCGCGAATGGTCATAGACCGCAGTGGAGAAGCGCTGGATAAAGAGAGCGTGGTCATTGAGATCCTGGAAGATGCTGTACCGGGAGCGGAGCTGTTGCAGGCCGTCAGGGAGATGAGTGCGGATGGTTATCAGTTTGCACTTGATGATTTTACCCTTGCGCCAGAATGGGATGCTTTTTTACCCTATATTTCAATACTGAAATTTGACGTCAGAAATTATACCTTAGCGCAAATTAAACAGTATCTGAAAGATCGTAAACATTTAACCGGGCATATTAAATATCTCGCTGAAAAAATTGAGACTAAAGAGGAATTCAGCCAATACCGGGAAGAGGGATTCTCGCTGTTTCAGGGCTATTTTTTCTGCCGTCCGGAGGTTATTAAATATAAACGGCTATCGCAAAATCAGCTGGCAATTTTTCGGCTGCAAATGGAGGTCGGACGCAATAAACCCGATTTTCGGATCGTCGAGTCGTTGATTAAAACCGATCTCACGCTGTCCTGGAAAATCATGCGCTATATGAAGCATACGGCGTTTAAGCATGTCGGCGCCTGTAATTTCAGCAAGTTAACCCTGAGCGAAGTCCTCAGATACCTTGGAGAAAATCAGCTGAGACGGTTTGTTGCCGTCGTGGTCCTGGCAAGCGCGGGCAATGACACCGTCAGCGAGCTTTACCCGCTGAGCATGATGCGCGGTAAGTTCTGCGAGCTGATAGCCGAGACGATGAACGAACCGATGCTGGCTGAAAATGCCTTTATGTGCGGCCTGTTTTCGCTGCTCGATACCCTCCTTGAACAGCCGATGGCCGAGTTGATGAAGCAAATTGCGGTGCCGCAGAGCGTGAGCAACGCGCTGTGCCATCAGGAGGGGCAGTTAGCCGACATGATTAACCTGTGCCGTTATTATGAACAGCAGCAATGGGACGAGGCGACCCGGGTTCGTCAGGCGCTTGGTCTGTCGGATGAGGACGTGGTTGAGGCGATGAGAAAGGCGACAATTTGGGCAGGGGAGAATGCGGTCAGTTAATCCTCCTCACGCCGTACGGGCGGCGTGAGGAAGAACGCGATACCGTTTATCGGCCCGCTTTTAATTTCTGGTAATACTCTTCGTAGAGACGGCTGGCGTCACCGACGTCATTCTGCCATTCACCTTTGCTGATGGTTTCGGCATCCGGGTAGAGCGATTTATCGTTAGCTACCTCAGGCTTCAGCAGCTTGCGTGCGGCGAGGTTTGGCGTCGGGTAGCCAATCGTCTCGGCAACCTGTTTCGCCACGTCCGGGCGCAGCAGGAAGTTAATCAGCTTATGCGCCCCTTCAACGTTTTTCGCATTGGCAGGAATGGCGAGGCTATCCATCCAGAAGATCCCGCCTTCTTTCGGCCAGACCACTTCAAGCGGCGTACCGGCCTGGCGGGCGACATACGCGGAGCCGTTCCACACCATCCCCAGATTCACTTCGCCTTCCATATACGGGTTTGCCGGGTTATCTGAGTTGAATGCCGCCACGTTAGGCATCAGCTTTTTCAGCTCGTTATACGCCGCTTCAATCTCTTTCGGATCCGTCGTGTTGCCCGAGTAGCCCAGCTTGCGCAGCGCGACCTGGAACACCTCACGCGCGTCGTCGGTTAACAGCAGGCTACCCTTGTATTCTGGTTTCCACAGATCCGCCCAGCTTGTCACCGTTTTCGGATCGACGGCCTCGCTGTTCACGCCAATCGCGGTCGCTCCCCAGATGTACGGAATGGAGTAGTCGTTATTCGGGTCGAACGGCTTGTTGAGCATCTCAGGGTCGAGGTTTGAAAAATTGGTTAGCTTCGTTTTGTCGATCTTCTGAATCATGCCCTCTTTGCGCATTTTGTCGACAAAGTAGGTGGAAGGCACGACCAGATCGTACGCGCCGTCTTTGTAGGTTTTCAGCTTGGCGTACATGGTTTCATTCGACTCGTAGGTCGAGTAGATAACCTTGATGCCCGTCTCCTTCGTGAACTGTTCCAGCAGGCCCGGCGGCACGTATTCGGTCCAGTTGTAGAAGTAGAGCGTTTTACCGTCATCAGCGTGTGCGGCACCCATGCCAAGCACCAGTGCCGCAGCGGCGAGCATTTTTTTCATTTCATTGTCCCCTGAGATTTTGTTTTATCACGAGCAATAACCTGGCTGGCGATCACCAGAACCAGCGAAAACACCAGCAGAATGGTCGCCAGCGCGTTCACCTCCGGTGAGACGCCGACTTTCACCATGGAATAGATCTTCAACGGCAGAATTTCATAGCTCGGACCGGTGACGAAGGAGGACACGACCACGTCATCCATCGACAGGGTGAAGCTAAGTAGCCATCCGGCCGCCACGGCAGGCATCGCCAGCGGCAGGATGATTTTGCGCAGGATGATCATCTCGCTGGCGCCCAGATCTTTCGCCGCCTCCAGCATGCGCACGTCGAACCCTTTCAGGCGCGCGAAAACGGTCACCACCACAAACGGCAGGCAGAAGGTGATGTGCGAGAACAGCAGCGACCAGAAGCCAAGCTGTACCCCCAGCAGCATAAACAGCACCAGCAGCGAAATGGCCATAACGATGTCCGGCGACATCATCACCACAAACAGCATGCCGCTGACGAACGGTTTGCCGCGAAAGCGATAGCGGTAGAGCGCCACGGCGGTGAGCGAGCCAATCAGCGTCGCGAAGGTGGCGGAGAAGATCGCCATCGTCAGCGAGTGCTGCGCGGCCTGCAGGAGGCTATCGTTGTTCACCAGCAGGCTGTACCAGTCGGTGGTAAAGCCCTGCCAGTTAATCCCGAAGCGCGAGCTGTTAAACGAGTTCACGATCAAAATGATAATCGGGATATAAAGGTAAGCGTAAATGGCGGTCATAAAACCGCCGCGAAGCAGTCGACCGATCATTCGAGTTCCACCTTCTTGTTCAGCAAGCGTGAGGCGCGCCAGTAGACCAGCAGCATCAGCCCCATGACCACCGTCAGCGTAATGCTGGTCGCGGATCCGAACGGCCAGTCGCGAATGTTCAGGAACTGGCTTTTGATCACGTTACCGATCAGCAGGTTTTTCGCGCCGCCCATCAGATCCGACACGTAGAACAAGCCCATCGCCGGGAGCATCACCAGCAGACAGCCCGCGATAATGCCGGGCATGGTCAGCGGGATAATAATGCGGATGAAGGTCTGGAGCCTGTTGGCACCCAAATCTTTTGCCGCTTCCAGCAGCGGTTTATCCAGCTTTTCGATGCTGGAGTAGAGCGGCATCACCATAAACGGCAGCAGGATATAGACCAGGCCGACAATCACCGCGCTCGGGGTAAACATGATGCGGATCGGCGTATCAATCACTCCCAGCCACAGCAGAAACTCGTTGAGATAGCCCTTTGTGCTGAGGAAGATCTTCAGGCCATAAATACGGATGAGCGAGTTGGTCCAGAAGGGAACAATCAGTAAAAACAGCAGCAGGGGCCGCACCTTTTGCGGCAGGCCCGCGAGGAACCATGCGAAAGGATAGCCCAGCACCAGACAGGCAAGGGTGGCGATCAGCGCCATATTGAGCGAGTGCAGCAGCACGTCAAAATAGAGCGGATCGAGCAGGCGCGCGTAGTTGTCCAGCGTAAAGACCAGCGAAACGAAATTAGCGTCGTCGCGGGTCAGGAAGCTGGTGGCAACGATCATCAGGTTGGGTAAAAAGACAAACAGCACAAGCCAACCGACGATCGTGGCAATCACCACATTCTGGAATTTACTTGTGTTCTTCATCAGCCAGCACAACCTCCCAGCTTTCTACCCAGTTGATAACCATTTTCTGGTCGAGAGAGTGGTCGAAGTCAGGGTCGTCTTCGTTAAAGAACTCGCTGACCATCACCATTTTGCCGTTCTCCAGTTCGACAACGGACTCCAGCGTCATTCCTTTGTAGTTGCGCTCGCGGATATAGCCGATTAACCCTTCGGCCTCAGCATTGCCGTGAATTTCATCGACGCGCAGATCTTCCGGGCGCAGCAGAACGCTGAGCTTTTGTCCCTTTTCGACGGGGAAAGTCACCGTGATATTGCACTCGCGTCCTTCGACGCTGGCGCGCACGCGCTGGTCGTCCAGACGCTCAATCACCGTGGCGTCGAAGATATTAATCTCCCCGATGAAGCTGGCGACAAACAGATTCTTCGGCTCTTCGTAGATTTCACGCGGCGTGCCGTCCTGCTCGATTTTGCCGTCGCGCATCACCACGATGCGGTCGGACATGGTCAGGGCCTCTTCCTGATCGTGGGTGACGAAGACAAAGGTAATGCCGAGCTTGCGCTGCAGGGCTTTGAGCTCATTCTGCATCTGCTTGCGCAGCTTGTAATCCAGCGCGGAGAGGGATTCATCCAGCAGGAGCAGGCGCGGCTTATTGACGACGGCGCGGGCGATGGCCACGCGCTGCTGCTGGCCGCCGGAAAGCTGATGGGGTTTACGCTGGGCAAACGTCTCAAGCTGCACCATGCGCAGGGCGTCGGTGACGCGCGGTTCGATCTCATTCGCCGGCGTTTTTTGCATCTGCAGGCCAAACGCCACGTTTTCAAACACGGTCATGTGCGGGAACAGGGCGTAGCTCTGAAAGACGGTATTGACGTGGCGATCTTCGGCAGGAACTCGGGTGATGTCCTGGTTTTCAAGATGGATATGGCCGTTATCGACGCTTTCCAGCCCGGCGATAAGGCGCAGTACGGTTGTTTTGCCGCAGCCAGAGGGGCCAAGCAGCGTCAGAAACTCACCGTCATTGATGGTCAGAGTGAAGTCGGAGATAACGTCTTTACCATCAAAACTTTTACGAATTCGTTCCAGTTGCACCAGCGGTGAACGTGAACGGGATTGTGTATTCAATTTTTGCGCTGTCCCATATAGACGCCTCAGGCAGCAGACTGAAGCGGGGTTTGTGTGTAACCACCTTGGTGACTCGTAATGAGGGCGGACATTCTACGGCAATCCCCTGCAATCGCCAATCCTTGTCACTGATTCATAAGCTACATTAACTAACGCATAACGATATAAACGGAAAATATTCTCGTTTGCGGGATAAAAGTGACCTGACGCAATATTTGCGTTTTGATGCTTATTGATAATGTTGTCACAAAAAGTGAGGGTGACTGCATGGATAAATTACTTGAGCGTTTTTTACAGTACGTTTCGCTGGATACCCAATCTAAGCCGGGTGTTCGCCAGGTGCCGAGCACCGAAGGCCAGTGGAAGTTGTTAAACCTGCTTAAAGAGCAGCTTGACGCCATGGGGCTGGTCAACGTCACGTTAAGCGAAAAAGGCACTGTGATGGGAACGCTGCCGGCGAATGTCCAGGGTGACATTCCGGCGATTGGCTTTATCTCTCATGTCGACACCTCTCCGGATTTTAGCGGCAAACATGTGAACCCGCAGATTGTGGAAAATTACCGCGGCGGCGACATTGCGCTGGGCATTGGTGACGAAGTGCTCTCGCCGGTGATGTTCCCGGTACTGCACCAGCTGCTGGGCCAGACGCTGATCACCACCGACGGGAAGACGCTGCTGGGGGCAGATGATAAGGCGGGGATCGCGGAGATCATGACGGCGCTGGCGGTGCTGAAGGGCAAAAATATCCCGCACGGGGATATCCGCGTGGCCTTTACGCCGGATGAAGAGGTCGGCAAGGGCGCGAAGCATTTCGACGTGGAAGCCTTTAACGCGCAGTGGGCCTATACCGTCGACGGCGGTGGCGTCGGTGAACTGGAGTATGAAAACTTCAATGCCGCGTCCGTCACGATTAAAATTGTCGGCAACAACGTTCATCCCGGCTCGGCGAAAGGCGTCATGGTAAACGCGCTGTCGCTGGCGTCCAGAATTCATGCAGAAGTCCCGGCGGAAGAGAGCCCTGAACAGACCGAAGGGTATGAAGGTTTCTATCACCTGACCAGCATCAAAGGCACCGTAGATAGCGCGCAGATGCACTACATCATCCGCGATTTCGACCGCAAAGCCTTTGAGGCGCGCAAGCGCAAGATGATGGAGATCGCGAAGAAGGTCGGTAAAGGGTTACACCCTGATTGCTATATTGAGCTGATCATTGAAGACAGCTATTACAACATGCGCGAGAAGGTGATGGCGCATCCGCATATTCTCGATATCGCCCAGCAGGCGATGCGCGACTGCGATATTGAACCGCAGCTGAAGCCGATTCGCGGCGGCACCGACGGTTCTCAGCTGTCGTTTATGGGGCTGCCGTGCCCGAACCTGTTTACCGGTGGCTATAACTATCATGGTAAGCATGAGTTTGTGACGCTGGAAGGGATGGAAAAAGCGGTGAAGGTGATAGTGCGGATAGCGGAGTTAACCGCTAAACGCTAAGAAAAAGCCCGGTGGCGAAGCGCCGCCGGGCATGAGAGCGACTCAGTCCTCAAAGAACCAGTACCCGCTGTTGACCAGCGCGGCCAGCATCGCGAGGAAGGAAGGATCTTCCAGCGCATCGCCAAAGGTGTCAGCAGTCAGCACCAGATGGCTGGCAATGGCTTCCAGCGCCGGACGGTGCGGAGAGTCCAGCCTCTCGCCGTTGACGAACACCTCCTCACCAATGCGCAGCACGCGCAAACCGCCCAGACGCGTCAGCTTGTCGCCCTGCTGAAGCGCATCATAAATCTCGTCAGCCTGATAAGGTGGCTCCGGCGGCGCAACGTCCAGCTCATGACGAGACTGGCTGATAAACTCCCCAAACCACTGTTTGAAATGTTCCGGCTCGTTGATCAGATCCAGCATCATGCCGCGCAGCTTATCCAGCTCTGCGGGCAGGATATCGGCCGGATGCTCGCGCGCAGGCACACCAGGGTCGCTGTAACGATAGCTGCCCAGCTCGCGCTGCAGAACGTAGTCGGCAAATCCGCTGATCATCTCGCGGCCGCTTGGCGCGCGGAACCCCACGGAGTAGTTGAGTGAGTTTTCCAGGGAGTAGCCTTCGTGAGGGAATCCCGGCGGAATGTAGAGAATATCACCCGGTTCCAGCTCTTCGTCGATAATCCCTTCAAACGGG from Enterobacter dykesii encodes the following:
- the potB gene encoding spermidine/putrescine ABC transporter permease PotB; this encodes MKNTSKFQNVVIATIVGWLVLFVFLPNLMIVATSFLTRDDANFVSLVFTLDNYARLLDPLYFDVLLHSLNMALIATLACLVLGYPFAWFLAGLPQKVRPLLLFLLIVPFWTNSLIRIYGLKIFLSTKGYLNEFLLWLGVIDTPIRIMFTPSAVIVGLVYILLPFMVMPLYSSIEKLDKPLLEAAKDLGANRLQTFIRIIIPLTMPGIIAGCLLVMLPAMGLFYVSDLMGGAKNLLIGNVIKSQFLNIRDWPFGSATSITLTVVMGLMLLVYWRASRLLNKKVELE
- a CDS encoding EAL and HDOD domain-containing protein, whose protein sequence is MYGFIARQPIFNPEMKTVAYELLFRDGMTNRFPDVSAEYATSRMISDQFLCVPSQRIAGAHTSFINFPSRMVIDRSGEALDKESVVIEILEDAVPGAELLQAVREMSADGYQFALDDFTLAPEWDAFLPYISILKFDVRNYTLAQIKQYLKDRKHLTGHIKYLAEKIETKEEFSQYREEGFSLFQGYFFCRPEVIKYKRLSQNQLAIFRLQMEVGRNKPDFRIVESLIKTDLTLSWKIMRYMKHTAFKHVGACNFSKLTLSEVLRYLGENQLRRFVAVVVLASAGNDTVSELYPLSMMRGKFCELIAETMNEPMLAENAFMCGLFSLLDTLLEQPMAELMKQIAVPQSVSNALCHQEGQLADMINLCRYYEQQQWDEATRVRQALGLSDEDVVEAMRKATIWAGENAVS
- the pepT gene encoding peptidase T, which codes for MDKLLERFLQYVSLDTQSKPGVRQVPSTEGQWKLLNLLKEQLDAMGLVNVTLSEKGTVMGTLPANVQGDIPAIGFISHVDTSPDFSGKHVNPQIVENYRGGDIALGIGDEVLSPVMFPVLHQLLGQTLITTDGKTLLGADDKAGIAEIMTALAVLKGKNIPHGDIRVAFTPDEEVGKGAKHFDVEAFNAQWAYTVDGGGVGELEYENFNAASVTIKIVGNNVHPGSAKGVMVNALSLASRIHAEVPAEESPEQTEGYEGFYHLTSIKGTVDSAQMHYIIRDFDRKAFEARKRKMMEIAKKVGKGLHPDCYIELIIEDSYYNMREKVMAHPHILDIAQQAMRDCDIEPQLKPIRGGTDGSQLSFMGLPCPNLFTGGYNYHGKHEFVTLEGMEKAVKVIVRIAELTAKR
- a CDS encoding cupin domain-containing protein, with the protein product MDYHLTLNWPEFIERYWQKRPVVLKRGFSNFVDPISPDELAGLAMENEVDSRLVSHQDGKWQVSHGPFESYDHLGENNWSLLVQAVNHWHEPTAALMRPFRALPDWRMDDLMISFSVPGGGVGPHLDQYDVFIIQGTGRRRWRVGEKVPMKQHCPHPDLLQVDPFEGIIDEELEPGDILYIPPGFPHEGYSLENSLNYSVGFRAPSGREMISGFADYVLQRELGSYRYSDPGVPAREHPADILPAELDKLRGMMLDLINEPEHFKQWFGEFISQSRHELDVAPPEPPYQADEIYDALQQGDKLTRLGGLRVLRIGEEVFVNGERLDSPHRPALEAIASHLVLTADTFGDALEDPSFLAMLAALVNSGYWFFED
- the potA gene encoding spermidine/putrescine ABC transporter ATP-binding protein PotA; amino-acid sequence: MRRLYGTAQKLNTQSRSRSPLVQLERIRKSFDGKDVISDFTLTINDGEFLTLLGPSGCGKTTVLRLIAGLESVDNGHIHLENQDITRVPAEDRHVNTVFQSYALFPHMTVFENVAFGLQMQKTPANEIEPRVTDALRMVQLETFAQRKPHQLSGGQQQRVAIARAVVNKPRLLLLDESLSALDYKLRKQMQNELKALQRKLGITFVFVTHDQEEALTMSDRIVVMRDGKIEQDGTPREIYEEPKNLFVASFIGEINIFDATVIERLDDQRVRASVEGRECNITVTFPVEKGQKLSVLLRPEDLRVDEIHGNAEAEGLIGYIRERNYKGMTLESVVELENGKMVMVSEFFNEDDPDFDHSLDQKMVINWVESWEVVLADEEHK
- the potD gene encoding spermidine/putrescine ABC transporter substrate-binding protein PotD, with the protein product MKKMLAAAALVLGMGAAHADDGKTLYFYNWTEYVPPGLLEQFTKETGIKVIYSTYESNETMYAKLKTYKDGAYDLVVPSTYFVDKMRKEGMIQKIDKTKLTNFSNLDPEMLNKPFDPNNDYSIPYIWGATAIGVNSEAVDPKTVTSWADLWKPEYKGSLLLTDDAREVFQVALRKLGYSGNTTDPKEIEAAYNELKKLMPNVAAFNSDNPANPYMEGEVNLGMVWNGSAYVARQAGTPLEVVWPKEGGIFWMDSLAIPANAKNVEGAHKLINFLLRPDVAKQVAETIGYPTPNLAARKLLKPEVANDKSLYPDAETISKGEWQNDVGDASRLYEEYYQKLKAGR
- the potC gene encoding spermidine/putrescine ABC transporter permease PotC, which gives rise to MIGRLLRGGFMTAIYAYLYIPIIILIVNSFNSSRFGINWQGFTTDWYSLLVNNDSLLQAAQHSLTMAIFSATFATLIGSLTAVALYRYRFRGKPFVSGMLFVVMMSPDIVMAISLLVLFMLLGVQLGFWSLLFSHITFCLPFVVVTVFARLKGFDVRMLEAAKDLGASEMIILRKIILPLAMPAVAAGWLLSFTLSMDDVVVSSFVTGPSYEILPLKIYSMVKVGVSPEVNALATILLVFSLVLVIASQVIARDKTKSQGTMK